Within Atribacteraceae bacterium, the genomic segment TGCGATCACCGGTGGAGTCGGCAGTATACCCAAGGCCATCATTGGGGCGCTAATCTTGACAATTTTACGCAACGGGATGGTGCTCATGGGGGTGAGTCCTTATGTGCAACAGGGAACCATCGGGGTGATTCTCATCGCCACGGTGGCGCTGACCATCGACCGGAAAAAGATAAAAATCATGAAATAATGGTTTGAATATTAATGGGAGAATGCTGAGCATGGCAATGTTGTTATTGATGCAGAGTATTTACAAGTCCTTTCCAGGAGTGAAAGCGCTGGAAAACGTTGATTTTGAAGTATTTCGCCATGAAATTGTGGGGCTGGTCGGGGAAAACGGCGCTGGGAAAAGTACCCTCATGAAAATTTTGTGTGGTGTCTTTTCATTGGACCGGGGGCAAATTGTTATTGAAGGAAGGGAAGTAAATATTAAAGGTCCGCGTGATGCCCAGAAGCATGGGATTGGGATGGTTTTTCAGGAACAGTCGATCTTGCCGAACATGCGAATTTACGAAAATATATTCCTGGGACACGAAGAAGTATTCGCCCGGTTTGGGATTACATCGCGTAAAGCCATGGTCCGAATGGCCCGCGAGGTTCTTGACGAAGTGGAAATTCCCCTCTCTCCCGAGGTGTATGTTCATGAACTCAGTTTTGTGCAGCGCCAGATGATCGAAATCGCCCGAAATATTTGGCTATCGAAACAGGCGAAAGTGGAAACACCGATCATCATTCTCGATGAACCGACCACTGTTCTCGAACAAAAAGACATCGAATTGCTGTTCTACCAGCTGAAGGAATTGAAAAAAAGAATCTCCCTGATCTATATTTCACACCGCCTGAAGGAAATCGTCGAGCTTTGCGACCGGGTATATGTACTCAAGGACGGAGTCAACGTAGGATGCTTTGGCCACCAGGAAGTGGATGAAGATCTCCTGAGATCGAAAATGGTTGGTAAGGAATTTCATGGAGAGTATTACCTTATCAACGAGCAGAGAAAAGCAGCGGATAAGATTGTCCTCGAGTTGAAGAATTGTTCCCGAAGAGGAGCGTTTCGTGATGTCTCTTTCCAGGTGAATGAGGGGGAGATCGTCAGCCTGTGCGGTACGATTGGATCGGGTAAGGAGGCTCTCTGCAGTGCCCTATATGGAATGGGCGGTCTTGAATCGGGCGAAATCCTGGTCAACGGGAAAAAGGTGGCCATCCATTCTCCAGCCCAGGCTTTTTCTTACGGTATCGGTTATATCCCGGAAGACCGGAAGAG encodes:
- a CDS encoding sugar ABC transporter ATP-binding protein: MAMLLLMQSIYKSFPGVKALENVDFEVFRHEIVGLVGENGAGKSTLMKILCGVFSLDRGQIVIEGREVNIKGPRDAQKHGIGMVFQEQSILPNMRIYENIFLGHEEVFARFGITSRKAMVRMAREVLDEVEIPLSPEVYVHELSFVQRQMIEIARNIWLSKQAKVETPIIILDEPTTVLEQKDIELLFYQLKELKKRISLIYISHRLKEIVELCDRVYVLKDGVNVGCFGHQEVDEDLLRSKMVGKEFHGEYYLINEQRKAADKIVLELKNCSRRGAFRDVSFQVNEGEIVSLCGTIGSGKEALCSALYGMGGLESGEILVNGKKVAIHSPAQAFSYGIGYIPEDRKSEGLVLNMPLFDNMTLPIVHELKKGLFIDRDQQLSLANQMIQKLNIKTPSPRAYCLSLSGGNQQKVVLSKWLLTHVKILIMSHPTRGVDVGAKREIYHFMREMAQQGMAMIVMGDSFEEDIGLANRIIIMRDREISAIIDANDTKPTPSDLIQYVV